The following are from one region of the Macaca thibetana thibetana isolate TM-01 chromosome 2, ASM2454274v1, whole genome shotgun sequence genome:
- the SUCNR1 gene encoding succinate receptor 1, whose product MLGTVAWNATCENWLAAEAALEKYYLSIFYGIEFVVGILGNTIVVYGYIFSLKNWNSSNVYLFNLSISDFAFLCTLPMLIRSYANGNWIYGDVLCISNRYVLHANLYTSILFLTFISIDRYLVIKYPFREHLLQKKEFAILISLAIWVLVTLELLPILPLINPVITDNGTTCNDFASSGDPNYNLIYSMCLTLLGFLIPLFVMCFFYYKIAVFLKQRSRQVAPALPLEKPLNLVIMAVVIFSVLFTPYHVMRNVRIASRLGSWKQYQCTQVIIHSFYIVTRPLAFLNSVINPVFYFLLGDHFRDMLMNQLRHNFKSLTSLTSREK is encoded by the exons ATGCTGGGGACTGTG gcatgGAATGCAACTTGCGAAAACTGGCTGGCCGCAGAGGCTGCCCTGGAAAAGTAttacctttccattttttatggGATTGAGTTCGTTGTGGGAATCCTTGGAAATACTATTGTTGTTTATGGCTACATCTTCTCTCTGAAGAATTGGAACAGCAGTAATGTCTATCTCTTTAACCTCTCTATCTCTGACTTCGCTTTTCTGTGTACCCTCCCCATGCTGATAAGGAGTTACGCCAATGGAAACTGGATATATGGAGACGTGCTCTGCATAAGCAACCGATATGTGCTCCATGCCAACCTCTACACCAgcattctctttctcactttTATCAGCATAGATCGATACTTGGTAATTAAGTATCCTTTCCGAGAACACCTTCTGCAAAAGAAAGAGTTTGCTATTTTAATCTCCTTGGCCATCTGGGTTTTAGTAACGTTAGAGTTACTGCCCATACTTCCCCTTATAAATCCTGTTATAACTGACAATGGCACCACCTGTAATGATTTTGCAAGTTCTGGAGACCCCAACTACAACCTCATTTACAGCATGTGTCTAACACTGTTGGGGTTCCTTATTCCTCTTTTTgtaatgtgtttcttttattataagaTTGCTGTCTTCCTAAAGCAGAGGAGTAGACAGGTTGCTCCTGCTCTACCCCTTGAAAAGCCTCTCAACTTGGTCATCATGGCAGTGGTAATCTTCTCCGTGCTTTTTACACCCTATCATGTCATGCGGAATGTGAGGATCGCTTCACGCCTGGGGAGCTGGAAGCAGTATCAGTGCACTCAGGTCATCATCCACTCCTTTTACATTGTGACACGACCGTTGGCTTTTCTGAACAGTGTCATCAACCctgtcttctattttcttttgggaGATCACTTCAGGGACATGCTGATGAATCAACTGAGACACAACTTTAAATCCCTTACCTCCCTTACCTCCAGAGAAAAGTGA